The Vitis vinifera cultivar Pinot Noir 40024 chromosome 18, ASM3070453v1 region TACCCTGAAGTGAGTAAAAGGTTTTTATCTCTCGACCAAAAGATCATTTTTGTGGTGATAATTCTAAATTACCATAAGACGGTGACAGTCTATATGGCATTTAGTGATGTGAGGTCGATATCCGAAAGAGACAACAGTTCTTTTCTCTCAGGCAGAGAGCGATGCCATTTCTAAACGGGGGCCAATTAGTTAAAGCAACtggaaattatatatatatatatatatatatatatatatatatatatatatatatatataacaatctaaaaaaattaattatgccACTCAGAGAACAACCGCAAGTGATCAATCCGATAAATTTTAGCTAAATCCTACCGACACGTGTTTCCTCTTTTCGATTTAAGATACATGTAGTAAGAAGGCCCACGAGACGCTTAAAATTGGATTGTTATGCATTTGAGGCCATCTCCCTATAAGAAAAAGACTGAGAGGTGTAAGGTGAGAGACAACCCTAACCATTTTGGCGAGGCACAATGGCGGTAGAGAGAGTGCAAACCATCGCATTTTCATCCATCTTGGTGGACACCATCCCACCCGAGTTCATTAGATCTGAAAAAGAACAACCTGCTCTCACAACCTGTCTTGGGTGTATCCCTCAAGTCCCCACCATTGATTTCAGCGACCCAGATGAAGGCAACCTCACAAGATTGATTGCGGAGGCTAGCAGCGAGTGGGCGATGTTCCAGATTGTGAATCATGGCATTCCTAGTGAGGTTATTACCAATTTGCAGAAGGCTGGCAAGGAGTTCTTTGAGCTCCCACAAGAGGAAAAGGAACTTTACGCCAAGCCTCCTGATTCCAAGTCCATTGAAGGCTATGGAAGCAAGCTGCAAAAAGAAGTGGAGGGCAAGAAAGCTTGGGTTGATCACTTGTTCCATAACATCTGGCCCCCTTCTGCTATCAACTATCAGTACTGGCCTAAAAACCCACCTTCGTACAGGTTTGAAATACCGTCATTATTTTACCTGCATTATGCTAGCTCTTTTCTTGGCatttaccttttcttttacACACTGCTTCATCCTCATCTTCATGTGACATGCACCTCAAAAGCTGAacactttgtattttttcttttatcattttgttGGGAAGGGAGGGACAAAGAGAGAGTGAGAtgtttttactttcttttttttccttctaagaACCACCTAATCTCGTTTGGACAATACAAACGAAAAgcttaatgaaaataaatatatttttgtaatcaatttttttttcaataatcacgtttttgtatttttaaacataatctTTCTAAATATCACATTTTCTGTAAGCCGAGCGAATATATTCtcgaaaattcaaaatattggtcataattgaaaaataaatttaaaagttacttttgaaaaaattggtcTGAATGagtaagataatttttattttttagtgtttGGACTGACGAAGCCAGCTTGCCCCCATGAAACCAATTTTTTCTGGCTCCGCCAATGGACAAGTCTACTAAAAAACAGATAAGACCTGAATCATATTGAATGTATTTATGgagttttattttatcaatcatTTCCCTCTTGAATAATCTCAGGGCTGTGAATGAAGAGTACTGCAAGTGGGTACAACCAGTGGGACATAGGTTACTCAGTTTGCTGTCATTAGGGTTAGGACTGGAAAAAAATGAGCTCAAAGAGAACGTGGGTGGTGATGAATTGAAGTACCTTTTGAAGATCAATTATTACCCACCATGTCCTCGTCCAGACCTGGCTCTCGGGGTGGTTGCCCACACCGACATGTCCTCCATTACCATTCTCGTTCCCAACGAAGTTCAGGGCCTGCAGGTCTTTAGAGATGATCATTGGTTTGATGTCAAGTACATCCCTGATGCCCTTGTCATTCATATTGGTGACCAGTTGGAGGTtcgtctttctttctttccttctcacACAATTTCTTAAtcattttttcccttcaaaattaGCTAGGGTTTGTTGTATACATCATGTTTCAAAATCTTCCCATCATCATATCACGCCAGTTTGACGTTATTTACATTCTAACTTCATTATAAGACCAGGGGCTTCGTATACAATTAAGATAGAAgcattaaagaattaaataacGTTGTTTTGCAGATTTTGAGCAATGGCAAGTACAAGAGTGTGCTTCACAGAACAACTGTGACCAAGGAGATAACCAGAATGTCGTGGCCTGTGTTCTTGGAGCCGCCATCGGAGTTGGCCATCGGTCCTCTTCCAAAGCTCATTAATGAAAAGAATCCACCAAAATATCAGAAGAAGAAGTACTGTGATTATGTCTATTGCAAGCTTAACAAAATTGCCCAGTAAATTAAGGACGCACCTTTCTTTGATCTTTTGTAGTATGTCTTTTTCAGCGTCCACTTCTGCATGTCGGGAAGTTGAATACTTTATATGTGACGGTtctatttattagaaaaatgtgATTCTTTTGCCGCTTGTCGATTTGAGATCTTCAGATCGAACTCTTCAAACTCTCAATTGAGAACTCCAAAAGAGAATCAGAGATTTATTTAGAGATTAAATCAAGATCATAAATTTCACAAAAGTCAGTCATATTTGCATGTTTACTATCTCCACCATCATAGAAGCTTTAAGTAAAGATGACGAAGAACATCTAATTCCATTAATTACAGTGGGCCTGCTCTCCTGTTTCCGATTTGAGGTCAAGGGTAATTAGTTGGTTGGCTGGCTAGCTTTGAAGTCAAAACTGAGGTATGGCCGTACGGCTAGGTatctaagaattaaaaaatcttGGAATTGAAAAAATGGGTCACCAATTTAATAATGGATGGGTCCCCCTCCCCTATCGCCCATGCCTTCAATacttaaaatcaaacatatatgtatataaaagacctttgatttggatgatgatgcatatgcaGGATTATTGGTTTGAATAATGTGGCTCGATATTCAAAGGTAGAACAAAGTATTGCCGCTATTGCCTGGGTACAGACTGTGCAGTCGCCATGATAAGGTTGGTACATGCTTTTAAGCGGATCAGATTTTACTGCGTCAACCTCACATTGCTTCAGGCGGTTTTGTTCCGTGGAATAAATTCCAATCATCTCATGGCCTTTTTTTAGTTAATTCTGTCTCAAAAACTTTATGAGACCAAGATTGATGTCACGAAATCTTTAATTCCTTATTATAATTGGTCCACTGAGACAGCAGTTGAACGTGGATCCTCCTTATTGGACCAATTCACAGTTGTCATTCAGCATTGATCGTCCTCGTTCTACCatgtaaattataaattaaactcTCCATGATACGTGTAAAAAAGGGTGCCTCCACGTATATTACATTTGTAAATAATCAAAGGGGGCGAGGCCATTTGATTTGTTGACATTCAAAATTGTGGATAAATTGTGGGTATTCGGTTTGACCTCTTCTGGGAATTGAGTGCTTGTGGGATGTGATCCATGATCCATCCACATTGTGACGAAGATAGTAATGGTATTCCACATCAGTCCTAATTACTAATTAGTGTGCTGCGACTCTCTCTATAAAAGGGGGTTGGGGGATAGGAGAGAGTTGCATCCGTGCATATGTCCTGCTATTCAAAGCAACAGCTACCAGTTGAGACTTAGCCATTTTTGTAGAACCGCCAACGGACATAGAGAGAGTGCAAGCCATTGCCTTTTCGTCCTTATCGGAGGGCACCATCCCACCCGAGTTCATTAGATCTGAAAAAGAAGAGCCTGCTATCACAACCTTCCATGGCTATGTCCCTCAAGTTCCCACCATTGATTTCAGCGACCCAGATGAGGCCAACCTCACAAGATTGATTGCGGTGGCCAGTATGGAGTGGGGAATTTTCCAAATTGTCAACCATGGCATTCCCTTTCATGTTATTACCAGTTTGCAGAAAGTTGGCAGGGAGTTCTTTGAGCTCTCACAGGAGGAGAAGGAACTCTATGCTAAGCCTCCGGATTCCAAGTCCATTGAAGGCTATGGAACCAAGCTTCAAAAGGAAGTGGAAGGCAAGAAAGCTTGGGTGGATCACTTGTTCCATAAAGTCTGGCCTCCTTCTGCCATTAACTACCACTTCTGGCCCAAAAACCCACCATCTTACAGGTCTGCAACACTTTGGATCATTTGCTTTACATGCCTTCATATTTGTATTATACTTATACTAGCCGCACGACACAATGCATTTTGACGCCTACTTATGTTTGGTTGAGAGGTTAGAATAGAATAAGATAGGATTTGTATATATTACGGTATGGTATGTCATTTAATAAGATATGTTTATCCTCATGTATATTTCCGGTATATGATATAGTATCTTTACTTATTATATCCaatgaatatgaaataatatcGTTAATTATTATAACCGGTGATATCATATCTTAAGATGTTATATCcaattataatattatgttagttttatatttaattttttaaataaataaaaaagaaatgaaacatatattaattttctatgtttaataattgtttgaaataaaaaatattttttatttcaatatttgttattaaaaaaatttaaaatttctattacATGTcatgctatttttttaaaaaattataatttaaaatttagtaaatatttatttatttatttattaataatattcattgatgattaaaatatctaaaatctatgaataaattttttttatgttattcaatatataaaaatattttatatattaatagtACTTTACAATAGATGTTATAAAAgttgattaaaattaaagttaattttgGTGACAGGGATGCTAATGAGGAGTATACAAAGTGTTTGCGGGGAGTGGCGGACAGGCTCTTTAGCCGATTATCATTAGGATTAGGGTTGGACGAGGATGAACTGAAGAAGAGTGTGGGTGGCGATGAATTGACGTACCTTTTGAAGATCAATTATTATCCACCATGTCCTCGGCCAGACCTGGCTCTCGGGGTGGTTGCCCACACTGACATGTCCTCCATAACCATGCTCGTACCCAATGAAGTTCAGGGCCTTCAGGTTTTCAGAGATGATCATTGGTTTGATGTCAAGTATATCCCTAATGCCCTCGTCATCCACATTGGTGATCAGTTGGAGGTCAGTTTCTTTCTGTCTCAcatgatattatatttaataaaactcaATGTTTAAGAAATTATTGTTGTTTGCAGATTCTGAGCAATGGGAAATACAGGAGTGTTCTTCACAGAGCCACTGTGAATAAGGAGATGACGAGAATGTCATGGCCGGTATTCTTGGAGCCGCCACCGGAGTTGGCTATCGGCCCTCTTTCGAAGCTCATAAATGAGGAGAACCCACCAAAATACAAGGAGAAGAAGTACTGCGATTATGTGTATTGTAAGCTTAACAAGATTCCCCAGTAAATTATGGTCGTGTCAATATTTGAAATTGGGTGTATATGAAGTTGAATGttttgttgatatatatattttcatatatgaaAGTTCGTTTATTCAAATGTTTGATTCTCTTGTCAACGAAGCCGTCAAAAACATACCTATTGTACTTTTTCTTAATCAGATGGTTTTTAGAAGTAGAAATTTGATAGAACCGTTGCTATAAAGCATGGTTATTATGAGCCGTTCAGATGGGGAATGTCCTGTGCACATCCCCAATTCTTGCTTTGCATGTGGGGGCTCTCAAATTGTTTCTCAATTAGATAGAACCACAGGGTCCAGGCGGGAATACTCTATTCATCCTTttctaataatataatatacccCTGCCAATCGAGAAAACAGAGAAGAAAGAGCGTACCAATGATCTAAGCTTTTGTATTCTGTCACGGCAAAGATCTCATACATACACTACAAACTTTGATTCCCTGTTACACCCGTGATCTTAGCCACGAAAAAACTTTATAACCTCTCATTTAATCTTCAAGTTTGAATCAAAGCGGGCTATTCTGATCACTACGATTTCCATGAGCAATAACTAACTCAACTTGTATGGACTTTACAAAACACACTAGAGACAGCATATTCGTTATCGAAGCACGGCATCAGAATTAGAGCACAATGTGATTGGCTAGCTCAATTTTTTGGTGCCAGCAACAGGTTCACCTCGGGGCCTGTGAGGCATGCTCAGGTAGCACAAGGATCTTGTTTGTGCACGATGTAAAATCCGCATGATGTTGAGTTGATGTCAAGCCTATATGAAGGAAAGATCAAAGATCGAAGACAAGAAACTGGTCTCTACAATCTAATCGTATCCCTTCGTCCAGACGGGAACTGAGTATATCAGTGTGCCCAAGCCAAAGGAGAGAAATATTGTAAGCATGGCATATGCATATGCTCTCCAGGGATGATGGCTCTCTCTCATGGCATTAAACTCAGCAATGAAAGTAGAAACGGTGCTCAGACAGCCCAAAAATCCAAACTCTATACCTGTCACAATTGTATCACAATTTTTGGAATCCACCTGCACCAAACagatcaaaggattcaaaaccTAAATAATATTCACACAGCAAGTAATTATGATTATGCCATGTAAAATTAAAGCCATAGGGCATGATTGCAGTTAAAGaaaccaaaaaagggtagagaAAAACAAATGCACCATTGAATACAGTTAAtccaatgaagaaaaagggaaTATAAGGAGGTAAAccccatttttctttcaaaaaataatagcCTCAGTGGATAAAAACCAGTTATTATCACTGATAATGCAATCAAAGTGCTAGCAATAACCTAAAGAACGACGTTCAGACTGAAAACATTTGGGTTAGACTCCTCTTCGGTGTTCAATGAGTATGATCCATACGTAAATATTCAGATTTATAAACACGAGTACTGGTGTACAGGAGGTTCTGGAGCCCATGCCCTACCCCCAGAATGTGAATAATCCTACTTTAAGAAGTTATGTTGCTCACAAAACCCTACTGCGAAAGTTATGAGCTGCGTTTCTGATGTCTTTGGCATTTATTAAAGACCCCTACCAAGAAAAATATACTCTTTAACCCCAATGGAAAATTTCCTATCCATTATTGATGCAAGATTATGATCCATATGCTATTCAAATACAAACTTATGAATTGTACCCACAGACAGCAAAATGGAGGAAAAGAGGAGGGAGTGCAGTATGGATGGAAATCATTCAATAGAACCTCACCGCTTTTTTCAGTGTAGAGAGTCCTGCCATCACAGAAGCTGCTGAAACATTAGCAATCAAAGTCCCAAAAGGAACCCATTTGAACAAACCTGCTTTTCCTAACCCACGTCCATTAAATCGGGCCAACCACCATCTAATCCACACCCCTAGAGGTGCAACCATGCAACCCAACCACAGCTGTGCCTCACTGCTTCCGCTTTGAAACTCTCTTTTCTCCAATATTCCACATAGACTATATAACAAGCCCAGGATCAGCATCCCCACCACCATAACTGCTAAGTGACGTTTACAGCTGTCCACCCTCCAGTTGCCGTTGGATCTAAGGATGCCACGTTTTCCACCAGAATTTAGCCTTTTAAGAAGCCATCTAAAGCCCTTCGCGGTCTCAACaccaaaaataattgaatatgcAGCAAGAAACAAGCCTGTAAAGAACCAGAAGGTCAAAAACTCATCTTACAGCAAGTGGATTCGCCTATACTGCTGAGTGTTTGTTGCCAAATTTGAATAAGGGGACCAGCTGATATAGTTGAACCTTGAAATTTTCATTACTAGCCATGGTTCCAGCTTGTCAATGCCTCTACTATAACATGATTTTTACAAAATGACAAGTTACCTATGAGAAAGCCAAGCACAGAAAAAACCCACTGGCCATCAACACTGAGATCAAGCATTTTCTGATTCCAGCCACTGAAGGTTGTAAGGCTTCCTAAGTAACCGGTTGTCAATCCAATGGCTAGCTGATCTGAGACACTGGATATATCTCCTTTGAAGACAACGCCCCACCATCCCATTAAGAAAGAACCAGCCTAGCGAATGCACAAACAATTTCCATGAAATAACCATAATAAAGTTATAATGCAGAAAATAGTTAAGTATATGGTTGGGTGTGTGCCAAACCCAACCCCAAGGACAAACCTTCAAGGTCAAAGCCCAACCTTAAACAAGCATCAACATGAGGTGCTAATTTTTAGCCTAAATCAAGCTGAAAGTTTCACACTATGGATTGGCATGTTTTACGTGGTCTTAAGCTCACACTATAATGCCAAGTTAAATCATTTAGTGAAAAGAACCTAATTGAATGCCTTGAACTAGGTCTATGACCTCTGTTCTACCAAATTATTAGAACTAACCATCAGAGTATGTGCAATGCATGTCCCTGTAATCATAATCAAACCATTTAATTActaacatttttatcaaaatatactAATGCCATTTGCTGGGTTCCAATTGAGCCTAGTAGCATGATGCCTCAACCTAACAACTAGCCTATGGGAGGTTTTTTATAGCCTTAAATATAGCCAAAGCAAGGCATTGGAACAAACAAATGACACCAAAAGGTTGGAACCATAAATGAAGCCATTCTTGCAATTTCCATACATGTGATGGGTCACTTCTGTCTACAGCAAAATCATTAACACGGAAATGGGGcaaacatttaaatattaaaaggaGACATCTGCATCATTCTCAAGTGTATGGATATCTATATGTGCGTgtgtgagtgtgtgtgtgtgtgtgtgtgtgtgtgagagagagagagagagagagagagaaagagagggagggaggaagGAGAGAGAGACCATATTAGAAGGAAGATCAAGGTACAGAATGCTTTGGTTGCTTGTCAAGCTGGCAACTCCAGGACCAAACAATTTTTGCAGCAAATACCTTGTTAAAGCCTACAACATATAGCATGGAAAAGGTGAGTATTTTGCAATCAACACATGCTACTTTAAACACTTTCCCcaaactttaaaaaaagaagaagaaggagagaaagaaagaaggcAAACTAGTTTCTAACACTGGACTCAGATCTTCCGTCATTGATATAAGTTAAATAGCAAATCCAAGTGGTTCCAAGAAATCGTATCATCATTGTATTAAGaagaataatattaaaagaCACATCAACATCAGCTGCTCCTTTTAGAGCATAATACTGGCCAA contains the following coding sequences:
- the LOC100243852 gene encoding flavonol synthase/flavanone 3-hydroxylase, producing the protein MAVERVQTIAFSSILVDTIPPEFIRSEKEQPALTTCLGCIPQVPTIDFSDPDEGNLTRLIAEASSEWAMFQIVNHGIPSEVITNLQKAGKEFFELPQEEKELYAKPPDSKSIEGYGSKLQKEVEGKKAWVDHLFHNIWPPSAINYQYWPKNPPSYRAVNEEYCKWVQPVGHRLLSLLSLGLGLEKNELKENVGGDELKYLLKINYYPPCPRPDLALGVVAHTDMSSITILVPNEVQGLQVFRDDHWFDVKYIPDALVIHIGDQLEILSNGKYKSVLHRTTVTKEITRMSWPVFLEPPSELAIGPLPKLINEKNPPKYQKKKYCDYVYCKLNKIAQ
- the LOC100254107 gene encoding uncharacterized protein LOC100254107 isoform X2, translated to MNGSASSILVMDHKTNDLEETRSGSFGRSSSAGSSLRRRSCGLPGPVPPQMDDDIESETVSQAGDIGDRALHSNRISESSSFRLSFDNLLDNGVVVPIPENSLLKPHEIWFRDATANTVSPASPLPLEIISPLSSDAMVYSADKDEDNKKELPWLVEYISCLIHLAVLGILGALTRYLLQKLFGPGVASLTSNQSILYLDLPSNMAGSFLMGWWGVVFKGDISSVSDQLAIGLTTGYLGSLTTFSGWNQKMLDLSVDGQWVFSVLGFLIGLFLAAYSIIFGVETAKGFRWLLKRLNSGGKRGILRSNGNWRVDSCKRHLAVMVVGMLILGLLYSLCGILEKREFQSGSSEAQLWLGCMVAPLGVWIRWWLARFNGRGLGKAGLFKWVPFGTLIANVSAASVMAGLSTLKKAVDSKNCDTIVTGIEFGFLGCLSTVSTFIAEFNAMRESHHPWRAYAYAMLTIFLSFGLGTLIYSVPVWTKGYD
- the LOC100254107 gene encoding uncharacterized protein LOC100254107 isoform X4 — protein: MVMDHKTNDLEETRSGSFGRSSSAGSSLRRRSCGLPGPVPPQMDDDIESETVSQAGDIGDRALHSNRISESSSFRLSFDNLLDNGVVVPIPENSLLKPHEIWFRDATANTVSPASPLPLEIISPLSSDAMVYSADKDEDNKKELPWLVEYISCLIHLAVLGILGALTRYLLQKLFGPGVASLTSNQSILYLDLPSNMAGSFLMGWWGVVFKGDISSVSDQLAIGLTTGYLGSLTTFSGWNQKMLDLSVDGQWVFSVLGFLIGLFLAAYSIIFGVETAKGFRWLLKRLNSGGKRGILRSNGNWRVDSCKRHLAVMVVGMLILGLLYSLCGILEKREFQSGSSEAQLWLGCMVAPLGVWIRWWLARFNGRGLGKAGLFKWVPFGTLIANVSAASVMAGLSTLKKAVDSKNCDTIVTGIEFGFLGCLSTVSTFIAEFNAMRESHHPWRAYAYAMLTIFLSFGLGTLIYSVPVWTKGYD
- the LOC100254107 gene encoding uncharacterized protein LOC100254107 isoform X5, whose product is MDHKTNDLEETRSGSFGRSSSAGSSLRRRSCGLPGPVPPQMDDDIESETVSQAGDIGDRALHSNRISESSSFRLSFDNLLDNGVVVPIPENSLLKPHEIWFRDATANTVSPASPLPLEIISPLSSDAMVYSADKDEDNKKELPWLVEYISCLIHLAVLGILGALTRYLLQKLFGPGVASLTSNQSILYLDLPSNMAGSFLMGWWGVVFKGDISSVSDQLAIGLTTGYLGSLTTFSGWNQKMLDLSVDGQWVFSVLGFLIGLFLAAYSIIFGVETAKGFRWLLKRLNSGGKRGILRSNGNWRVDSCKRHLAVMVVGMLILGLLYSLCGILEKREFQSGSSEAQLWLGCMVAPLGVWIRWWLARFNGRGLGKAGLFKWVPFGTLIANVSAASVMAGLSTLKKAVDSKNCDTIVTGIEFGFLGCLSTVSTFIAEFNAMRESHHPWRAYAYAMLTIFLSFGLGTLIYSVPVWTKGYD
- the LOC100254107 gene encoding uncharacterized protein LOC100254107 isoform X1: MQNGFRHQNLLFSLNVLAGPNARAFPPNQKKKKKEKESRQIHGHHIVYRMEAVEEEEEEDSEDSVFAVMDHKTNDLEETRSGSFGRSSSAGSSLRRRSCGLPGPVPPQMDDDIESETVSQAGDIGDRALHSNRISESSSFRLSFDNLLDNGVVVPIPENSLLKPHEIWFRDATANTVSPASPLPLEIISPLSSDAMVYSADKDEDNKKELPWLVEYISCLIHLAVLGILGALTRYLLQKLFGPGVASLTSNQSILYLDLPSNMAGSFLMGWWGVVFKGDISSVSDQLAIGLTTGYLGSLTTFSGWNQKMLDLSVDGQWVFSVLGFLIGLFLAAYSIIFGVETAKGFRWLLKRLNSGGKRGILRSNGNWRVDSCKRHLAVMVVGMLILGLLYSLCGILEKREFQSGSSEAQLWLGCMVAPLGVWIRWWLARFNGRGLGKAGLFKWVPFGTLIANVSAASVMAGLSTLKKAVDSKNCDTIVTGIEFGFLGCLSTVSTFIAEFNAMRESHHPWRAYAYAMLTIFLSFGLGTLIYSVPVWTKGYD
- the LOC100254107 gene encoding uncharacterized protein LOC100254107 isoform X3 → MCPCSGVKVMDHKTNDLEETRSGSFGRSSSAGSSLRRRSCGLPGPVPPQMDDDIESETVSQAGDIGDRALHSNRISESSSFRLSFDNLLDNGVVVPIPENSLLKPHEIWFRDATANTVSPASPLPLEIISPLSSDAMVYSADKDEDNKKELPWLVEYISCLIHLAVLGILGALTRYLLQKLFGPGVASLTSNQSILYLDLPSNMAGSFLMGWWGVVFKGDISSVSDQLAIGLTTGYLGSLTTFSGWNQKMLDLSVDGQWVFSVLGFLIGLFLAAYSIIFGVETAKGFRWLLKRLNSGGKRGILRSNGNWRVDSCKRHLAVMVVGMLILGLLYSLCGILEKREFQSGSSEAQLWLGCMVAPLGVWIRWWLARFNGRGLGKAGLFKWVPFGTLIANVSAASVMAGLSTLKKAVDSKNCDTIVTGIEFGFLGCLSTVSTFIAEFNAMRESHHPWRAYAYAMLTIFLSFGLGTLIYSVPVWTKGYD
- the LOC100249002 gene encoding flavonol synthase/flavanone 3-hydroxylase, whose product is MEWGIFQIVNHGIPFHVITSLQKVGREFFELSQEEKELYAKPPDSKSIEGYGTKLQKEVEGKKAWVDHLFHKVWPPSAINYHFWPKNPPSYRDANEEYTKCLRGVADRLFSRLSLGLGLDEDELKKSVGGDELTYLLKINYYPPCPRPDLALGVVAHTDMSSITMLVPNEVQGLQVFRDDHWFDVKYIPNALVIHIGDQLEILSNGKYRSVLHRATVNKEMTRMSWPVFLEPPPELAIGPLSKLINEENPPKYKEKKYCDYVYCKLNKIPQ